One window of Chamaesiphon minutus PCC 6605 genomic DNA carries:
- a CDS encoding DUF3854 domain-containing protein, with amino-acid sequence MKYDYSILSEYFPESVIEEFYASAIEPKLCLLNAEFLNGDKAISELLGEVKIHNNNGTLKKGYRDTYASIVEHGGISYTGIDIERDRIASCNSFKPLQPRLDKEGKSIKYEHPAKKPCKAFLPIIDLETWQAISVRVGVALPADLVTRQWQLVDIGSDEWRNECQRLSLAFLQWIRDDSSIPVTTTEGAKKALSGISTGEICISLTGVWNGCPELNKGEKDYTLINDLKLISTPNRRINIAFDKDSKPKTINMVRAAIKRFAGLLIAADCQVYLAEWSSDRGKGIDDLIFNDGVEAFRRVIDSAKPIEAAAIEGTEDGKKPHKSVAERLLEIGRTATYFQTPDRVAYSDITISGNRHTYAVRSRAFRMWLAGMYFNVEGKGIGSQRMQDTLSTLEAIALYGRDSVTREVHLRIAQHEEKIYLDLGTPDWKAIEIDATGWRIINEPPIRFWRPDSLQALPYPAQNGTLDELKDLLDVDDRTWTLIITFVLFCFFPKYHKPILILHGEQGSGKTTIAEFLKSLIDPGKAGLLPAISDLHRLAIAASRRWVIAYDNLSGINAEQSDALCRISTGGGFSTRTLHTTDEETVFEFTRPQIITGIDSLATRGDLLQRSLMVSLPSISPQRRKTRAALETQLNEARPRILGALLTALSQTLRALPDTNPTELPRMADFAKFALASTKALGLTQTAFLDAYNSNQEEAHEIATESSPIAQAILRLMETRTVWQGTAAELLAEIEPLTPEKTLRSRQWAGNPRSLGKALTRLAPDLRGLGIDVDSLRSGKAGTRTIVLEKLAKKMSERSESLSSNSSKADIKADMKSEADVSYQPNVSQNVSHETLMQQEIQLSADITDMADIKKTTNSSNTSDKYVALFNIGDRVKAADPYHRRGDDLGVVKKIEGDFYSVEWESDRKCYRYTIDELAAIG; translated from the coding sequence CAACGGGACGTTAAAAAAGGGATATCGGGATACATACGCCTCGATCGTCGAACATGGCGGTATATCCTACACGGGCATCGATATCGAACGCGATCGGATTGCTAGTTGTAATAGTTTCAAACCGCTCCAGCCGCGACTTGACAAAGAAGGAAAGTCAATTAAATACGAGCATCCAGCGAAAAAGCCTTGTAAGGCATTCTTACCCATAATCGATCTGGAAACATGGCAAGCGATCTCAGTGCGTGTAGGCGTGGCTTTACCTGCCGATCTAGTTACAAGGCAATGGCAATTGGTAGATATCGGCTCGGATGAATGGCGAAATGAATGCCAACGACTCAGCCTAGCATTTTTACAGTGGATTCGGGATGATTCAAGTATCCCTGTAACCACTACGGAAGGGGCAAAGAAGGCATTAAGTGGGATTAGCACTGGTGAGATTTGTATCTCGTTAACTGGAGTTTGGAATGGCTGTCCCGAACTGAATAAAGGCGAAAAGGATTACACATTAATTAACGATTTAAAGTTAATTTCTACCCCGAATAGAAGGATAAATATTGCATTTGACAAGGACAGCAAACCTAAAACGATAAATATGGTTCGTGCTGCAATTAAAAGATTCGCTGGTTTATTAATAGCAGCAGATTGTCAAGTATATTTAGCTGAATGGAGTAGCGATCGAGGTAAAGGCATTGACGATTTAATCTTTAACGATGGAGTCGAGGCATTCCGTCGTGTTATCGACAGTGCCAAACCGATCGAAGCAGCGGCAATAGAAGGTACTGAAGATGGGAAAAAGCCACATAAGTCAGTTGCAGAGCGGTTGTTGGAGATCGGGAGAACGGCTACTTACTTTCAAACTCCCGATCGAGTTGCTTATTCCGATATTACAATCTCTGGCAACCGTCACACTTATGCAGTTCGCTCCAGAGCTTTTAGGATGTGGCTGGCTGGAATGTATTTTAATGTCGAGGGAAAAGGAATTGGCTCTCAAAGGATGCAAGATACGCTCTCAACCCTAGAAGCGATCGCTCTGTACGGGAGGGATTCGGTAACTCGCGAAGTCCATCTTCGCATAGCCCAACATGAGGAGAAAATTTATCTCGACCTGGGGACTCCAGACTGGAAGGCGATCGAGATCGATGCTACTGGCTGGCGGATAATTAACGAACCTCCTATAAGATTCTGGCGACCAGATTCCCTTCAGGCTCTACCTTACCCAGCCCAAAACGGCACCTTAGATGAATTAAAGGATTTGCTCGATGTCGATGACCGCACCTGGACTCTCATAATTACCTTCGTTCTATTCTGTTTCTTCCCTAAATATCACAAGCCGATTCTGATTCTGCATGGCGAACAGGGCAGCGGCAAAACGACAATCGCCGAATTCCTCAAAAGCTTAATCGACCCAGGTAAGGCGGGTTTACTGCCTGCGATTAGTGACTTGCATCGACTGGCGATCGCGGCATCGCGGCGGTGGGTGATAGCTTATGATAACCTCTCTGGCATCAATGCCGAACAGTCCGACGCACTATGTCGGATTTCAACGGGTGGAGGCTTTTCAACTCGCACTCTCCACACCACAGATGAGGAAACAGTCTTTGAATTTACTCGACCGCAAATTATCACAGGTATCGATTCACTCGCAACGCGGGGGGACTTACTACAGCGTTCGCTGATGGTGTCTCTGCCCTCGATTAGTCCACAGCGGCGGAAAACCAGAGCAGCATTAGAAACCCAACTTAATGAGGCTAGACCGCGCATTCTCGGAGCATTACTTACCGCTCTGAGTCAAACGCTCAGGGCATTACCCGATACTAACCCCACCGAGCTACCGCGAATGGCTGACTTCGCCAAGTTTGCGCTCGCGAGTACCAAAGCGTTGGGATTGACGCAGACAGCATTTTTGGATGCTTATAACTCCAACCAGGAGGAAGCGCACGAAATCGCCACAGAATCTTCACCCATTGCTCAAGCAATTCTTCGATTGATGGAAACTCGCACGGTTTGGCAAGGCACGGCTGCTGAATTGTTGGCAGAGATCGAACCATTGACTCCAGAAAAAACATTGCGCTCTCGGCAATGGGCTGGCAACCCCCGCAGTCTGGGTAAGGCATTAACCAGGCTGGCACCCGACCTCAGAGGATTAGGAATTGATGTCGATTCGCTCCGTTCGGGAAAAGCAGGAACTCGAACGATTGTCTTAGAAAAACTTGCTAAGAAAATGTCAGAAAGGTCAGAAAGTTTATCCAGTAACAGTTCTAAGGCTGACATTAAGGCTGACATGAAAAGTGAGGCTGACGTTTCATATCAGCCAAATGTCAGCCAAAACGTCAGCCATGAAACCTTGATGCAGCAAGAGATCCAGCTATCGGCTGACATTACTGACATGGCTGACATTAAAAAAACAACAAATTCTAGCAATACGAGCGACAAATATGTCGCTCTATTCAATATTGGCGATCGCGTCAAGGCTGCCGATCCATACCATCGGCGCGGTGACGATCTGGGAGTAGTTAAGAAGATCGAGGGAGATTTTTACTCGGTCGAATGGGAGAGCGATCGCAAGTGTTATCGTTACACCATTGATGAGTTGGCGGCGATCGGATGA